In a single window of the Streptomyces sp. NBC_00285 genome:
- a CDS encoding ABC transporter substrate-binding protein, translated as MSAMSTPNWNRRNVLQAAMGLAAAGGLAACGGNTGRSSGGGSGTALTQYFHAYGEAGTEQAIKKYAAAYKKADVSTNWITGDNFESALFAALLTKKAPDVFEFHPQLQLVKSGQVADLTDLIDPVKDDFNPNDIKSHTVDGKIYGIRMIDDPQFFYYRKSMFEAAKVEVPTTLEELSEAAAKLTTSKVKGVFLGNDFTAIQNVIIWSAGADTINEKNEIAYHTDGVVEGLKELRKLFTSGNVLLDAPTDFWDPSSLNQGLCAMQWGGMWSMPAMQKALGDDLGIFPFPKIGSAGKQSVYNGGWSIFVNAKGKNVEAAKEYVKWLWIDQKKYQEDWATSYGFHIPPRTSIASSATKLKSGLPAEGVKLFTDYGHFDNIAYDQTMQTAFAEVIASSIRKNGNPESALDTCDKKVNVELKKLFG; from the coding sequence ATGTCGGCAATGAGCACCCCCAACTGGAACCGTCGAAACGTTCTGCAGGCCGCGATGGGTCTGGCCGCCGCCGGCGGACTGGCCGCGTGCGGCGGGAACACCGGCCGCAGCAGCGGCGGCGGTTCGGGCACGGCCCTGACCCAGTACTTCCACGCCTATGGCGAGGCGGGCACCGAGCAGGCCATCAAGAAGTACGCGGCCGCGTACAAGAAGGCCGACGTCAGCACCAACTGGATCACGGGCGACAACTTCGAGTCCGCGCTCTTCGCCGCCCTGCTCACCAAGAAGGCGCCCGACGTCTTCGAGTTCCACCCGCAGCTGCAGCTCGTCAAGAGCGGCCAGGTGGCCGACCTCACCGACCTGATCGACCCGGTCAAGGACGACTTCAACCCGAACGACATCAAGTCCCACACGGTCGACGGGAAGATCTACGGGATACGGATGATCGACGACCCGCAGTTCTTCTACTACCGCAAGTCGATGTTCGAGGCGGCCAAGGTCGAGGTCCCCACCACCCTGGAAGAGCTGAGCGAGGCCGCCGCCAAGCTCACCACCAGCAAGGTCAAGGGCGTCTTCCTCGGCAACGACTTCACCGCGATCCAGAACGTCATCATCTGGTCGGCCGGCGCCGACACGATCAACGAGAAGAACGAGATCGCCTACCACACGGACGGCGTCGTCGAGGGTCTCAAGGAGCTTCGCAAGCTGTTCACCAGCGGCAACGTGCTCCTGGACGCCCCCACCGACTTCTGGGACCCCTCCTCGCTCAACCAGGGCCTGTGTGCCATGCAGTGGGGCGGCATGTGGTCCATGCCGGCCATGCAGAAGGCGCTCGGCGACGACCTCGGCATCTTCCCGTTCCCGAAGATCGGGTCCGCGGGCAAGCAGTCCGTCTACAACGGCGGCTGGTCGATCTTCGTCAACGCCAAGGGCAAGAACGTCGAGGCGGCCAAGGAATACGTCAAGTGGCTGTGGATCGACCAGAAGAAGTACCAGGAGGACTGGGCCACGTCGTACGGCTTCCACATCCCGCCGCGTACCTCGATCGCCAGCTCGGCGACCAAGCTCAAGTCCGGCCTGCCCGCCGAGGGCGTGAAGCTCTTCACCGACTACGGCCACTTCGACAACATCGCCTACGACCAGACGATGCAGACCGCGTTCGCCGAGGTGATCGCCTCCTCCATCCGTAAGAACGGCAACCCGGAGTCGGCGCTCGACACCTGCGACAAGAAGGTCAACGTCGAACTCAAGAAGCTCTTCGGATAG
- a CDS encoding glycoside hydrolase, with protein MHVSHPHRRRSALLTAAAAFAVAGPLISAPPASAATATAAEVSPHAAQTIDNIGASGAWWVNDLKNFDPKVQARVAKLLFSKDGLALSSYRYNIGGGGTGVTYAPRAPEDFLRADGSYDWSKDKTGRAYLYAAAKYGVKDLIAFVNSAPAQWKTNGLSCGGYLKAENTQDFAKYVADVTAHFAKQGVKIDYISPFNEPTNSFADCGQEGMLVPVDQRDDIVRALGAEQQARHQRTGIIADESSSTVGFNTELPQWISQPDTAQYVDKLAHHTYNNPGDDQRAKVYETSKSVGKQSWSTEICCFGNGGTGWAQEYDPTIDGGLNLSRIIYKDFATAHDSAFQWWVALSEQIGSDPLAKNSEGWNDGLIYYDPNYATNGNQTLYYTKRYYALGQYSKFVRPGSVAHNVTGVPAGVEVSTYDDHGKWVVVANNHNTTDTALQLHFNSSSPVRASKAVRTSATESWANVAKPAVKGGTASATLPARSITTYVLDQKGHGTSAVTGALQGKQSGKCLTANASGAAISSCTGGSEQVWSYDAKGRLKGVNGYLTAGGSGLTTSPEAARDGSQRWLLNSNGQVVSEASGQCLDVGGQATADGSKVGLWSCNGGTNQAWSRQ; from the coding sequence ATGCACGTGTCTCACCCCCACCGCAGGAGATCGGCCCTGCTGACAGCCGCAGCCGCGTTCGCTGTCGCCGGGCCCCTGATATCCGCTCCACCCGCCTCGGCCGCCACCGCCACGGCTGCCGAAGTGTCCCCGCACGCCGCCCAGACCATCGACAACATCGGTGCGTCGGGCGCCTGGTGGGTCAACGACCTGAAGAACTTCGACCCGAAGGTCCAGGCCCGGGTCGCCAAGCTGCTGTTCTCCAAGGACGGCCTGGCGCTGAGCAGTTACCGCTACAACATCGGCGGTGGCGGCACCGGCGTCACCTACGCGCCGCGCGCCCCCGAGGACTTCCTGCGCGCGGACGGGTCGTACGACTGGAGCAAGGACAAGACGGGCCGCGCCTACCTCTACGCCGCCGCCAAGTACGGTGTGAAGGACCTCATCGCCTTCGTCAACAGCGCGCCCGCGCAGTGGAAGACCAACGGCCTGAGCTGCGGCGGTTATCTGAAGGCGGAGAACACCCAGGACTTCGCGAAGTACGTCGCCGACGTCACGGCCCACTTCGCCAAGCAGGGCGTGAAGATCGACTACATCAGCCCCTTCAACGAGCCGACGAACAGCTTCGCCGACTGCGGCCAGGAGGGCATGCTGGTCCCGGTCGACCAACGCGACGACATCGTGCGGGCGTTGGGCGCCGAGCAGCAGGCACGGCACCAGCGGACGGGCATCATCGCGGACGAGTCCAGCAGCACGGTGGGCTTCAACACCGAGCTCCCGCAGTGGATCTCGCAGCCGGACACCGCGCAGTACGTCGACAAGCTCGCCCACCACACGTACAACAACCCGGGTGACGACCAGCGGGCGAAGGTCTACGAGACCTCGAAGTCGGTCGGCAAGCAGTCCTGGTCCACGGAGATCTGCTGCTTCGGCAACGGCGGCACGGGCTGGGCGCAGGAGTACGACCCCACCATCGACGGTGGTCTGAACCTGTCCCGGATCATCTACAAGGACTTCGCGACCGCGCACGACTCGGCGTTCCAGTGGTGGGTCGCCCTGTCGGAGCAGATCGGCTCCGACCCCCTCGCGAAGAACAGCGAGGGCTGGAACGACGGCCTGATCTACTACGACCCGAACTACGCGACCAACGGCAACCAGACCCTGTACTACACCAAGCGCTACTACGCGCTCGGCCAGTACAGCAAGTTCGTCCGGCCGGGCTCGGTCGCCCACAACGTGACGGGCGTCCCGGCCGGCGTCGAGGTGTCGACGTACGACGACCACGGCAAGTGGGTGGTTGTGGCCAACAACCACAACACCACCGACACCGCCCTGCAGTTGCACTTCAACAGCAGTTCGCCGGTGCGCGCGAGCAAGGCCGTGCGGACCTCGGCGACCGAGAGCTGGGCAAACGTGGCGAAGCCCGCGGTGAAAGGCGGCACGGCGTCGGCGACCCTGCCGGCCCGGTCCATCACGACGTACGTCCTCGACCAGAAGGGCCACGGCACTTCGGCGGTCACGGGTGCGCTCCAGGGCAAGCAGTCCGGCAAGTGCCTGACCGCGAACGCCTCGGGTGCGGCGATCAGCAGCTGCACGGGCGGGTCCGAGCAGGTGTGGTCGTACGACGCCAAGGGGCGCCTGAAGGGCGTGAACGGCTATCTGACTGCGGGAGGTTCGGGACTCACCACGAGTCCGGAAGCCGCCCGTGACGGCAGCCAGCGATGGCTGCTGAACTCCAACGGCCAGGTCGTCAGCGAGGCGTCCGGCCAATGCCTGGACGTCGGCGGACAAGCGACCGCCGACGGCAGCAAGGTCGGCCTGTGGTCCTGCAACGGCGGGACCAACCAGGCCTGGTCCAGGCAGTAA
- a CDS encoding ROK family transcriptional regulator, giving the protein MKRTSRDIRTANRYEVLRQIIAESPTSRQELAAATGLSLATVATLVGELLDLRMITEVGFEESAGGRPRGLVAVNASGGALIGVDIAETYVHVELFDLGLNVLARAEEDVRPGESLPEQVVGHVAAAVGSVVTQAGIEGARVLGVGVSVPGQVDRATGISEYAPNWDWHDVPLLDLLSEYIAYPLYLDNPLRAVAVAELWFGAARGRGNAVVVTLGTGVGAGLILGGGLHRGVSNSAGEWGHNTIVLDGRLCRCGNHGCVETYVGAPGIMLNLRELNPDSELLHPGDQTATIAALARGMLTQDPVALEVVRHTARYLGASIAHLVNLLNPEVVVLSSWVASALGEPLVAEVREAVARHALPRPMAATEIVLSPIPTDPACLGAATFALEGALQSVGQRSAKRTTPARVKTHNPR; this is encoded by the coding sequence ATGAAGCGCACTTCACGCGACATCCGCACCGCGAACCGCTACGAGGTGCTGCGCCAGATCATCGCCGAGTCGCCCACCTCCCGGCAGGAGCTGGCGGCGGCCACCGGGCTGAGCCTGGCCACCGTCGCCACGCTGGTGGGCGAGCTGCTCGACCTCCGCATGATCACGGAGGTCGGGTTCGAGGAGTCGGCCGGCGGGCGCCCCCGGGGGCTTGTGGCCGTCAACGCGTCGGGGGGCGCGCTGATCGGCGTCGACATCGCGGAGACCTACGTCCATGTCGAGCTGTTCGACCTCGGGCTGAACGTCCTGGCCCGCGCCGAGGAGGACGTCCGCCCCGGTGAGAGCCTGCCCGAGCAGGTGGTCGGCCATGTCGCCGCCGCCGTCGGTTCGGTGGTCACCCAGGCCGGCATCGAGGGCGCCCGGGTGCTCGGCGTCGGGGTGAGCGTGCCGGGGCAGGTGGACCGGGCCACCGGCATCTCGGAGTACGCCCCCAACTGGGACTGGCACGACGTGCCACTGCTCGACCTGCTCTCCGAGTACATCGCCTACCCCCTCTACCTGGACAACCCGCTGCGCGCGGTCGCCGTGGCCGAGCTCTGGTTCGGGGCCGCGCGCGGACGCGGGAACGCCGTGGTGGTCACCCTCGGGACCGGCGTGGGCGCCGGGCTGATCCTGGGCGGCGGACTGCACCGCGGTGTCTCCAACAGCGCCGGCGAGTGGGGCCACAACACGATCGTGCTGGACGGACGCCTGTGCCGCTGCGGCAACCACGGCTGTGTGGAGACGTACGTGGGCGCGCCCGGGATCATGCTGAACCTGCGGGAACTGAACCCCGACAGCGAGCTGCTGCACCCGGGTGACCAGACGGCGACGATCGCCGCGCTGGCCCGGGGGATGCTCACGCAGGATCCGGTGGCGCTGGAGGTCGTGCGGCACACCGCCCGCTATCTGGGCGCCTCCATCGCGCACCTGGTCAACCTGTTGAACCCCGAGGTGGTCGTGCTCAGCAGCTGGGTCGCGTCCGCCCTGGGCGAGCCCCTGGTCGCGGAGGTGCGCGAGGCCGTCGCCCGGCACGCGCTGCCCCGGCCGATGGCGGCCACCGAGATCGTCCTCTCCCCGATCCCCACGGACCCGGCGTGTCTGGGTGCGGCGACGTTCGCGCTCGAAGGGGCGCTCCAGTCGGTCGGGCAGAGGTCCGCGAAACGCACCACCCCGGCGAGGGTGAAGACCCACAACCCACGCTAG